In Deltaproteobacteria bacterium, the following are encoded in one genomic region:
- a CDS encoding diguanylate cyclase produces the protein MGNEQGASILGIRSASLDEGALEALLTADGHEVRWCSLDEALRRLGQEPLPDLVIGYHDDETQEMERLFVHLREGRHQDRFVPCLVLCPKGKTRARVQALQAGADECMDREGEPSEMIARIGALLRIKSIQDRMAKSRRELQRRVATDRVTGLLNRANFEVRCSQELERARRYQEPLALLVVDLDGFREFNRQEGEGMGNSVLTETGQILEEVVREVDLVGRLSADTFGVVLPNTHVTGAVTAAERVWRAVGGRTFVHEARTARMTCSVGIAFFPARGVRVPEDLLRRGREALYRAKQEGRNRICLYQAAHYLYEPGEAQDESEVEPNHGGA, from the coding sequence ATGGGAAACGAGCAAGGCGCCTCCATTCTGGGCATCCGTTCGGCCTCGCTGGACGAGGGCGCCCTCGAGGCCCTGCTGACCGCCGACGGGCACGAGGTGCGCTGGTGCAGCCTGGACGAGGCCCTCCGGCGCCTGGGGCAGGAGCCCCTGCCGGACCTGGTGATCGGCTACCACGACGACGAGACCCAGGAGATGGAGCGCCTCTTCGTGCACCTGCGCGAGGGGAGGCACCAGGATCGCTTCGTCCCCTGCCTGGTCCTCTGCCCCAAGGGGAAGACCCGGGCCCGGGTGCAGGCCCTCCAGGCCGGCGCCGACGAGTGCATGGACCGGGAGGGTGAGCCCTCGGAGATGATCGCCCGCATCGGCGCGCTGCTGCGGATCAAGTCCATCCAGGACCGGATGGCGAAGTCCCGGCGCGAGCTGCAGCGCCGGGTCGCCACCGATCGGGTCACGGGCCTGCTCAACCGCGCCAACTTCGAGGTGCGCTGCAGCCAGGAGCTGGAGCGGGCCCGCCGCTACCAGGAGCCCCTGGCCCTGCTGGTGGTCGACCTCGACGGCTTCCGGGAGTTCAACCGGCAGGAGGGGGAGGGGATGGGAAACTCCGTCCTCACCGAGACCGGGCAGATCCTCGAGGAGGTGGTGCGCGAGGTCGATCTGGTGGGGCGCCTCTCGGCGGACACCTTCGGCGTCGTCCTGCCCAACACCCACGTCACCGGCGCGGTCACCGCCGCCGAGCGCGTCTGGCGCGCGGTGGGCGGGCGGACCTTCGTCCACGAGGCGCGGACCGCGAGAATGACCTGCTCGGTGGGCATCGCCTTCTTCCCGGCGCGGGGGGTGCGGGTGCCCGAGGACCTGCTGCGCCGCGGCCGCGAGGCCCTCTACCGGGCCAAGCAGGAGGGCCGGAACCGGATCTGCCTCTACCAGGCCGCCCACTACCTCTACGAGCCGGGCGAGGCCCAGGACGAGAGCGAAGTCGAGCCGAACCATGGCGGCGCCTGA
- a CDS encoding diguanylate cyclase, which translates to MAAPEAPPHQICLVVDDSLTVRRGLKLALQKAGLFGEVLEADDGDTALTLVEERHVRGLPGVDLVLADLVMPRMDGFEFLAAFKRDPGRAMIPVIVLTGQESTKKKVRALDAGAADYLVKPFDNAELIARVRVHLKVKNLQDELRELNKRLQALSTVDAVTGLPNRPAFLETLDRELARARRHGTKVALLTIEIDHLWSFAAAHGKELADQALAELAALLKETLRKTDSLGRYSGTELVALLPETARVEAAAVGEKLRAVVAARPGAAEPHLTLSVGVACYPDQQVGDPRTLLRASELALQQSRQLGRNRVAMWMGELGIPASVAVQV; encoded by the coding sequence ATGGCGGCGCCTGAAGCCCCTCCTCACCAGATCTGCCTGGTGGTGGACGACAGCCTGACCGTCCGGCGGGGCCTGAAGCTGGCCCTGCAGAAGGCCGGCCTCTTCGGGGAGGTGCTGGAGGCGGACGACGGGGACACCGCCCTCACTCTCGTCGAGGAGCGGCACGTGCGGGGCCTGCCGGGGGTGGACCTGGTCCTGGCCGATCTGGTCATGCCCCGGATGGACGGCTTCGAGTTCCTGGCGGCCTTCAAGCGGGATCCCGGCCGCGCCATGATCCCGGTGATCGTGCTGACCGGCCAGGAGTCGACCAAGAAGAAGGTCCGCGCCCTCGACGCCGGCGCCGCCGACTACCTGGTGAAGCCCTTCGACAACGCCGAGCTGATCGCGCGGGTGAGGGTGCACCTGAAGGTGAAGAACCTGCAGGACGAGCTGCGCGAGCTGAACAAGCGCCTCCAGGCCCTCTCGACCGTCGACGCGGTGACGGGGCTGCCGAACCGCCCGGCCTTCCTCGAGACCCTCGACCGCGAGCTGGCCCGGGCCCGCCGCCACGGCACGAAGGTGGCGCTGCTCACCATCGAGATCGATCACCTCTGGTCCTTCGCGGCGGCGCACGGGAAGGAGCTGGCCGACCAGGCCCTGGCCGAGCTGGCGGCGCTGCTGAAGGAGACCCTGCGCAAGACCGACTCCCTGGGTCGTTACTCGGGCACCGAGCTGGTCGCCCTCCTCCCGGAGACCGCCCGGGTCGAGGCCGCCGCGGTGGGCGAGAAGCTCCGCGCGGTGGTCGCCGCCCGGCCCGGAGCGGCCGAGCCCCACCTCACCCTGAGCGTCGGCGTCGCCTGCTACCCGGATCAGCAGGTGGGCGATCCCCGGACCCTCCTGCGGGCCTCCGAGCTGGCCCTGCAGCAGTCCCGTCAGCTGGGCCGCAACCGGGTGGCCATGTGGATGGGTGAGCTCGGCATCCCGGCCTCGGTGGCCGTCCAGGTCTAG